Within the Pangasianodon hypophthalmus isolate fPanHyp1 chromosome 19, fPanHyp1.pri, whole genome shotgun sequence genome, the region ATGAATGATGCTAGTGAATCCTTCCTGTCTTTTAGGATACAATGTTGTTGATTTTTACTAAAAGTATTTCCATCATTTACAGGGTTTTGGCACAGGTCTGGAAAAACGTAAAGGCACTTATTTCCagaaattaacacacacacacacagttaaaaaaaaatcatatattctTTTTTCAATGTAATGTAGACTCAGGCCAGTGatcaggaaatatttttattaaaaattttaaaaatgtatcctAAAAGACTGGAAGAATTTAGTAGCATTCGTTTATTCTCTCTGTAGTGCTCTGCTTCATTTAGAAACTCAAAATACACATAGTCTCAATATTGTGGATGAAACTTTTTTCTTCCCCTAATCTGGCAACGTATCTCAGGGGATACATACACTTCAAAATTTGATAAATAATATTGTTAACAACAAGTGAACTATTCTTTTTCATCAGCATGTAAAGACAATGTTCATAATTGGTATTAagagttttaaattattattttactgaaaatcAATATGATTAATGTATAATTACTTACCGTATGCACAGCATCTTCTGCACCTTGGGCGTCCATGATGGTTTCTGTCCGGCTGGCTAAATGATCTCAGGTAACTTGAACCAAGTCATGTGACCCTGATACTCAAAACAGACCAAACTTTGATAAATGAGAACAGTATTTGGTGAAAATTTTGCCTCCTACAGGTTGCCAAAGAGAACATATCTCATGGTGCACACTGCCTGTTTAAGGGTGCATTTTAAAGCACTACATTTTGAAGGCTATATTATTCCCAAAACTGACAGCTTATTGTAATTCATACGACATATAACCAGATTTTAATTTCAATCTCTGATGAATTTATCGGCAATTACACAAATGAAACTCACATTTCAGGAATTCCTCCCTGGTTTCTGGCTCAGGCATTATAATGATCTGGTCAAAGGTCActgctgaaataataaaaaaaagtatcaggCCCATGAAGAAGGATTGtacaaaatatgaaatgtttaaaatcagtTCTTTTACATATTAGCCAATACATGTGTATTAAatatacgctatatggccaaaagtatgtggacccctgATCATTACAACCATAAAGTATGTacttgaacatcccattctaaaACCATGGGCTTTAATATGGAgttaacctccactcttctgggaaggctttccactagattttggagcatggttgtggggatttgtgatcattcagttacaagagctttagtgatgTCGAGTGAGGAGGCCTGATGTGCAGTCGGGATtcaagttcatcccaaaggtgtccaagtcagggctctgtgcaggacactcaagttcttccacttcaaccttaacacaccatatctttatggacctcactttctgcacaggggcattgtcatgctggaacaggtttgactttggctccttagttccagtgaaatcttaatgctacagcatacaaaggcattctagacAGTTATATCCTTCAAGTTTGTGGCTgtgctggtcaggtgtccacaaacatttggtcaTATAGAATGTCTATTTGTGTCCAAAAGATCTTGCAATATTCAAATACTCACCATTTTCAGAAACTTTCTCAACCTTTTCCTTGCAGAAGTCTTCTATTTCCTCTTTTAGTTGGATTATAGATTTCTTAAAATTCTCAAATGACCACTGGCGATTGAAATCAACCTTAAAAGTGTCAGCAGTTTCCAGTTCAGGACTCAGGAACTGAAATCTCtaatacagagagaaagagaaagattcAAATTTAAGCAAAGTGTTCAGAGCAAATTATACCACTTCTAATATGTTAGTGCTTTTCCATAGTGTCAAATGCTTCACACTCACTCATCTTCAtttctgagtaaaaaaaaaaaaaaaaaaaaatttgtgccCTAAGGGCATACATACAAACAAGTCAATTTATCTGAAAGGTGCATTCTGAATGCAGAAATGTATTGAACATGTACATACATCACCTACAAAACTGATGAACAGTCTGCAATTccttaaaaatagtaaaaaataaaaaaatagaaaaaaatagtaaaaatttgcaaaaaatatttacaaataaaaatgtaaaaagtaattgcaaaagtattcatccccattgctgtgaaactcataaattacactatatggccaaaagtatgtggacacctgatgatcacactcatatgtgcttgttgaacatctcattccagatttattctccctttgctgttataataagctccactcttctgtgaaggctttccactagatgttggagcatctctgtggggatttgtgatcattcagctacaagaacattagtgagatcagacactgatgttggtgaggaggtctggggttcagtcagtgttccagttcatcccaaaggtgttcagtggggttgaggtcagtgcaTTCGAGTTCCAACCTTACCACATCATGTCTTCCTGGACCTTGATTTGTGTAcatgggcattgtcatgcttccacctttgtggcaacagttttggaAAGGCTCACAtttggatgtgatggtcaggtgtccacaaacctttggccatgtagtgtacttCTTTAGAAAGAGGCATGGTTACAGCGTTTAATGTTTAGCTTGCACATTAATCATTAACACATCTTGTCAGTAGCTGAGTTCATGGAACTTgattgctctattttgcccctATTGCAATAAGGAGATAAAGATAGACATAtcttttttcaattcaattcaattcaattccagtccataaaatgaatttaatttagaACACAGATTCTAAAATCATTTGATGGGCCATATAAGAACCTGGGTCGGATACACCTTAGAGGGAAGGAGGGTCACTACAAAtcaatacagtataatatatactgtatatcttatatatcagtataatatatacagactgatcacctttatgaTATGATGCAACATTCCATCCACAGGGCCTgaggctcactgaatggtttaatgagtatgtaaatgatgtaaatcataagCTTTGGCCTTTGCAGTcatcagatctcaacccaactgaacacatGTGAGAGAGACTGTGCTCTCTACCACAATCATTAAAACTCaatgagggaatatcttttggaagaatggtgttcattcctgcagtacagttccagagaatTATAGCACTTGTGCCGTGAAGCACTGATGGTGGTCTTAATAAGACTTTTGatgttacctggaggaaatggacATATCCGGTGGTCTGTGACAACTTTTCCAGCCCAGCTTGTCTTCTCTTAAGgtcagcaatctcctgctccagctgCTTTATTACTTCTGCAGTTTGAGCCAGTTCAgctttctcctgagctctgatcagttCAGTCACCTCAGATCGTCTTTTCTCAATAGAGAGGAGCAGCTCAGCGAAGACTTTGtcactgtcctccactgctTCCTGTGCAGAGCGCTGCAAACGGAGCAAAAGACAGGGGGGGTTTCTTAGGGTAGTCTGGGGCTTATGTTGGGCCTTATTCAGTATAAATCCTAATTTCTTTGGAAATGTCTTAAATTGCAAACACCCAAGTCTCGGCCAGATGTGGTACCTCAGCATTTTTGATTGTACTAGCTGGAAACAACTGCATGAGCCaaactaaatgaaataaacCTCATAAGGATACTCTACCTCATATTCTGCAGGGCTGATCTAGTATGTTATGTCTGATGATGAGCCTGATTATTTCAATTAACTGATTAATTGCCTTGAAGATGGAAAAGACAAATCTGTGCAAACCCTAAcaaaattgtataaaaaaaaaaaaaaaagcaatacagtTTATTAGCTTTTTGTACAAATAATGCTGGCTAATTCAGAAAAGGCTTCAAAGCCATATGATGACATACAATCTGTTAGCCATAAAAAATTAGCTCAAAATCTGCATGCAGCTGCATTATAGGTACTAagtgaatgttaaaaaaaaaaaacaaaagtattgtcTGAGTGCTTGTTTATTACctccaacagagtttttggacagatggtattcctagtttgtgacctagtgagccagtatcagaatgtatttttgatagacttcaaagcactttggtaagtcgctctggataagggcttctgccataaatgtaaatgttatgctAGATTGCcctttacttttacatttgcTGCCTGCCTCTGGTGGAAAGTTTTTTCAGCCGTGATACTACGTCCACATCATGCGCAAATGACTGACAGACTTTTGGCTAATTTGGTCTTTTGCAAATGCGATGCCTCATAGAGCTTAGACATCGTAAGACTCGCATTCTCTCTCTTATACACACAAACGTGCAATTTTAGTGAGTCAGTATCAGAGCTGGGATCTGCAAAGTGTTTCTCTGACATACAGGTCAGTGTTCAAATTGGCCTACATCAAGTTTGTTACAAAAAATTGTTTCTTCATGGCAGGGTTTTTCTGCTTTTATGTTCCTTTCAGGCATCTCCGTGTTTCAGTAGACAAAGCATTACAGAAAGCAGAGGAAATGATAGGTCTGGTGTGaatgaaaatactttttttcatttcaaaatacaaTGAAATACTGCTTCTTTTTCACAgcttgacttttttcttttttttaagttaattttttttttattaagtcaCACTTGTTCATTCAAGCTAATCCCAAGGCAAAGCCCAGATGGGATAGATAGGTACCCTTAGTGAAAATAGTCTACACCTTATCTTATGTGAAATTGAAATATTAAGtttttatacagtactgtgcaaaagtcaccctattttttttagtacaaactttgttatagatttttattttatcgcTTCTACAtaattgattcagtacaaaaacattttagattcccaACGTTAGTAAAATGTTTGtctgtcagtaaagaaagcagcagattgcATAAgaaacacttttcagacaaaaaaacataatgaaggctgctgggtttcgctgcagaaataagaagcaagtgtgacagtcaaagtctccagaagaactgtgactgcttctgcaagatgctcagtaacacttacagctcatttccttataaaactgcacacactgcacctgagactactatttttttttaaagcgaaggatcgtcacaccaaatattgactgtgttactgttttactgtattactgtttactgctctttatagtatttttaatgtagaaacatttaatgtcattatttttgtaggtatctttgctctacagcatttctttgcatgtgcctaagacttctgcataGTACTGTAGTCGTAGTTATGCATCTCTCAAATACCCTTATATTTCCACTGAGTTATAATGTTTGCCTAGAAAGTGATGAACGCTAATTTTAAAAAGCCTGTATGATTTGCAtaaatttactaaaaaaaaaaaaaaaaaaaaaaaaaaagttagtggCAGTGGACATGACAAACATTaaatttttcatgaatataacttctgacttaaaatataaaagcttgtcagttgaagatgaagaaaaaggaagaagggaagccagtTTCACCTTTAGCGGGATTGTACGAATCATTGTGagtaagctagctagccaacAGGTTATCAGTGAGTGTGGgttcttcaggatctattttCATTCGTGGAGCAAAAATGGCCGATTCACAGCCATGTCGATATTCGTTATATCCACACTCTTGCTTGTATGACATTTCTTAAATATAGTTTTTGTGCTCCATAATCAAGCAGtttaaatgaacatgaaaatgaagAAGTGGAGTGAAAATACAACACATTACTTTTGATATTTTGTGCTTTTACTTTTGCTACTGTTACTTCGTTACTTTAGATGACCAAAATCTTTGGGAGATTTTAAAcaagagattattattattaggacaAAATCTAATAATCAGTAATGAAAGTCTTTTGAGGAAATCAGCCTGTAAGACCAAGTCTCTTCTGATTTGTTTTCTAAGCACGATGAGAATTTGAGAGTTTGGGGCTCATGTGATATAACTACTGCATGGTAAATAGGAGAAATTTGTCATACTTACCTTGTAAGCCTCTATCACATCCTTTAGCTCCAGCAATGTCTTCTCTCTGCTCTCAAGTCTATTCTGATGTTTTTGTTGTAGATCCCCAAAGTACTTCTGTTAATGAAAAACTTATTCAGTCACCTTTAATTAAGGGTACAAAGGCCAAACTTTAATCAATCTCTACTATTCTACTctactttttttgtaattataaaGCAGTTTGCAATCACACACAGATAGGCATTTTTATACCtgtattaaacagaaataacattttaatcacaTACCTTTTTTTCCATCCACTCATCTTGAACTGGGACGGTATCATGATCTTTGTGTTTGTCCATCGAACACTGGTAGCAGATCACTCTCTGATCCGTGCGGCAGAAAACTTCAAGAAGCTTGCAATGTTGAGCACATGTTTTCTCCTGGAGGTTACTCAGGGCTGTGATAAGCATGTGCTTCTTGAAAGCAGGAGATTCGTGATGAGCCTGAACATGTGTATCACAGTATGAAGCCAGGCATGTCAGGCAAGACTTCACAGCTTTCTCTTTGACACCGATGCAGgaatcacactccacatcctGAGCTTCATGggaaatgatttttaaagattGAGCAAAAGATGTTTGCTGTTCGGTCTTCTGCAGTATGTCGATAATCTCAGTCAGCACATTGCTTTTGCGAAGGACAGGTCTTGGAGCAAATGCTTCTCTGCATTGTGGACAGCTGTAGACTTTCTTCTGGTCTTCTTCATCCCAAAACCCATTAATACACACCATACAGAAACTGTGTCCACATGGAGTAGTCACTGGCTCCTTCAGTAGATACAGACAGATTGAGCAACTAAAATGCTCCTGATCTATTGAAATACTGGCTTCTGCCATTTTACTGCACTCAGAGGCTGATCGAGAGAAAGACTAAAAGCAAAGCAGCTTTGTTATCAGTTTCGTTTTCTCTGAAATGGCTAGGAGGTGCTTGTTCATCTAGCAAAGTGAAACCAAAAACTGTGTGCACAGCACATACCATTTCCTGTAAGACCTTAATATAGCAGGAAGATTTCCACCTCATTCACCTCTGTGCCTTTTATTATAAAAGAAAGTGAAGAAGAGCTAATGTGTctcaaaatgtctttatttttatatatataaaaaggaaTTTGaagttttttaaatcaataaaattaaacataagAGTAGAGATGTTAGATCTTTCAAAAGTTTTGAGCCAAGAAatacagattattttattttattttattttattttattttattgtattttattgtattttattttattttattttattttattttattttatttcatttcatgcttGTGCTGagttttttcattaatattgaATATCAGACCATGTACACAGTATGGTCTTGTGAATCCTGCGCCCCCTGGAGTTAACTCAGTGACAGAAACGTTTTATTCCTGAATAAATCACTCCAAAGAAAAAGAATTCAGTTGACTGACTGTATTGTTTTGACAGGATATGGCTATATGACTAACATAGTTTCTAGTGTGACTGTATAAATAgctaaatcaataaaaatggtgaaaaaaaaatcagaattgtTTTCTTCTACTCATATTGCAAAATGATATCCTATACTTCTGTGCCCTGTCATGGGCCGTCAAAGGCATTGGGGTCACTCTGGTACcaaaagaaacagaacaaaactaTACACTGTACTTTCTACTGAGATTTCAAATTGCTTTCTAATAAGTAAACACACAAGGCTTAGCACAGGCAGATGTCTAAGTGTTATAATAAGTGTCGTAATATCACAGGTTGGGAGGATAACATATTTTTATGAGGataacaaattacacaataacCTCTCAAGCAGAGTAATCAGATATTAAGCAGAAGCAGAGTGAGCTTAGCACCAGTTTTCGGCTGCTCTCAGCCTTCTCCAGTGCTGTAAATCCACCTTTGTCTTCTTTCTTGCTTAATCCCATtcctttttagatgttttcttcACTTCTCTATTGTTTTGGAGTGTAACCTGTTGCCAGCAATGGTGGCAGCCAGATTTTTGATTCCTCTGTTATTGATTAAGCAACAAAACACCTTAATCCTAGtattatttcttaatattttacaaGCAGGGTGGACCAGCTCCTTGCTGAGAATTTTCCGAACTGGTTAATACATTAATTTGGGTCATGTTGACATGTTACAGAGGCCAGTACATTTCTCTTAAAGCATCAGTTTTAATGATACTAGAATGAACATTTTAGCTGAAGTGTTTTTATAggtcattcattcaatcatcttcattaactgctttatcctggttagagttacagtggatctggagcctatcccaggaatactgtgCTCAAGgcgggagaattcaccctggatggatTGTCAGTCTATTGCAGGGAACCTTGTACAcatgcacttacacacacattcacatcttcAGGCAATTGAGCATAGCCATAGCATccgcctacctgcatgtttttggacagtgggaggaaaccagagaacctggtgGAACCCCAAAGCAAACACAGGGCGAACATACGAAACTCTGCATAGACAGGACCCCaggctcaggattgaacccctGTCACTTTGTCTATCATTTATCATAATAGCACGAAAACGTTATTtttccaaaaagaaaagaaaattcaaaATCATTCAGCAAATACCTTGTTTGACTTATGGTTAATTTAATATGCttgaattaaaacataaaattaacacCACATTCTCTCTTAGTCTTAGTCTTAGACGTTTTTAATTTTATCAGGTTACATATAAAAACCCTACACATGTTCTACTTACATGAATAAAATGGTTTAATGgctaaacagacacacacacacacacacacacactttcaaaagTGTGCCATATCATAGACATATAATAGATTCTCTGTGAGCATAAATATTAGCATCAAACATAAAACTATTTCTACTTGCTGAATTGGTAATTTACGttcattaaagaaataaatatctattatattgtcattatttttaaaaaaaatatcatcttacagcaacaaatatttaaattggTTTGTTCTTatgttaattacatttattcatgtaaCAGGCACCTTTATTAAACTGAGCCATCTCGcttaagggcccagcagtggcaccGTCAGTATTTgacctcacaaccttccaatcagccttaaccactgacccACCACAGTACTTACTGAAACATACTGATTTCATAATCccagtaataaaacacaaaccatGTGCAATCAGTTACACAATTGCATAACACTTTTCTCATAACAAATATTCAGAATGACAACATTCTAATGTGTTTTTGTCATTCTACAGAGTAACACAACTTAGCAGTTGCAAGTGCATTAACCCAAAAACCAGGGTAGAGTGACTCAGTGAACGTGGTCTGGACTCTGTATAGGAGAGTCATTGTGTCTGAGACGCTGTAGAAAGACAGAGCTCCTGCACTGTGGTCTAAATACACTCCGATTCTGGAGGATAATGGGCCACAGATCTTTGTCTGAATGTCATTGTGCCAGAACGACAGAGTGGAACTGCACTCCAGACTCCAGGACTGAGCGTTGTGTCCAAACCAACATTCCT harbors:
- the LOC113545161 gene encoding tripartite motif-containing protein 16-like isoform X2, which produces MAEASISIDQEHFSCSICLYLLKEPVTTPCGHSFCMVCINGFWDEEDQKKVYSCPQCREAFAPRPVLRKSNVLTEIIDILQKTEQQTSFAQSLKIISHEAQDVECDSCIGVKEKAVKSCLTCLASYCDTHVQAHHESPAFKKHMLITALSNLQEKTCAQHCKLLEVFCRTDQRVICYQCSMDKHKDHDTVPVQDEWMEKKKYFGDLQQKHQNRLESREKTLLELKDVIEAYKRSAQEAVEDSDKVFAELLLSIEKRRSEVTELIRAQEKAELAQTAEVIKQLEQEIADLKRRQAGLEKLSQTTGYVHFLQRFQFLSPELETADTFKVDFNRQWSFENFKKSIIQLKEEIEDFCKEKVEKVSENVTFDQIIIMPEPETREEFLKYSCELSLDPNTANYNLELSNDDTHVTCDNKPHKYPDHPERFTFWQQVLSKQSVSPRSYWEAEVDGENGVSIAVSYKDIIRKGSEKEGRFGQNAQSWRLVRYPKKYCFWQNDTKTDISGPISKRIGVYLDQKAGTLSFYSVSNKMTLIHKVTTTFTQPLYAGFGIGTGSSAKICLQASAAITAAAAAESLEKK
- the LOC113545161 gene encoding tripartite motif-containing protein 16-like isoform X1: MAEASISIDQEHFSCSICLYLLKEPVTTPCGHSFCMVCINGFWDEEDQKKVYSCPQCREAFAPRPVLRKSNVLTEIIDILQKTEQQTSFAQSLKIISHEAQDVECDSCIGVKEKAVKSCLTCLASYCDTHVQAHHESPAFKKHMLITALSNLQEKTCAQHCKLLEVFCRTDQRVICYQCSMDKHKDHDTVPVQDEWMEKKKYFGDLQQKHQNRLESREKTLLELKDVIEAYKRSAQEAVEDSDKVFAELLLSIEKRRSEVTELIRAQEKAELAQTAEVIKQLEQEIADLKRRQAGLEKLSQTTGYVHFLQRFQFLSPELETADTFKVDFNRQWSFENFKKSIIQLKEEIEDFCKEKVEKVSENAVTFDQIIIMPEPETREEFLKYSCELSLDPNTANYNLELSNDDTHVTCDNKPHKYPDHPERFTFWQQVLSKQSVSPRSYWEAEVDGENGVSIAVSYKDIIRKGSEKEGRFGQNAQSWRLVRYPKKYCFWQNDTKTDISGPISKRIGVYLDQKAGTLSFYSVSNKMTLIHKVTTTFTQPLYAGFGIGTGSSAKICLQASAAITAAAAAESLEKK